Part of the Candidatus Methylomirabilota bacterium genome, GATGCCGGTATCCGTCACCGAGATCTCGACGGTGCCGTCCACGAGCGCGGCGCGCACGTCGATGCGACCGCCCTCCGGCGTGAACTTCACCGCGTTCGACAGGAGGTTCAGGAGGACTTGCTTGACCTTCTGTTGGTCGCCGCGGATCTCGCCAACCCGGCCATCGACGTGCCGCTCGAGAGCGAGGCGGCGCCCTCCCGCCCGCTCCCGCATGAGCAACAAGGTGTCGTCGATGGCCGGCGAGAGATGGAAGTCGTCCAGCTCCAGCTCCATGTGGCCCGCCTCGATCTTCGCCAGATCGAGAATGCTGTTGATGAGCGCGAGCAGGTGGCGTCCGGCGCGCAGGACGCGCTCGAGCGGCTCAATCTCGTCCGCGCGATTGAGGTCGCGGGCGTCTTCGAGCAGCAGATCAGTCACGCCGATGATGGCGTTGAGCGGAGTCCGGAGCTCGTGGCTCATGTTTGCGAGGAATTGCGATTTGTGCTGGCTCGCGGCCTCGAGCTCGCGGCTCTTGATCTCGATCTCGCGGAAGAGGCGCACGTTCTCGATGGCGAGGACGGCCTGGTCGGCGAACGTCTTCAGCAGCTCGACTTGTATGCTCGGAAAGAGGCCTCTCTCTTCGCGCGCGATGCTGAGCGCGCCGATACACGTATCCTCGCGCAACATGGGGACGACGATCTGGCTGTGAAAGCCGAGGATCGACGCCATTCTCGACGATGGCCCACTGTACGCGGCCTGGACATCAGCGACGTGCACGATGCGGCCTTCGCGAATCGCAGGGCCAACGAGACCGCGCGTGTTCGGCGTTGGGTTCGGCGTCGGGTAGATTTCATGCAATGCTGCCACCGCTTCGGGGGTGAGGTTGTAGTGCGCGGCCAGATGAATCAGCTGACCGTCGAAGCGGTACACCGTACCGAAGCGGCCACGACACAGGCGCGTGGCGTGCTGCACGATGGTATCGAAGACCGGCTGGTAGTCCATGGGCGATCTGGAGATCACCCGCAGGATCTCGCTCGTCGCGGTCTGCTGCTCAAGCGCCTCGGTCAACGCGCGATCTTTCGCTTTCTCCCGCTCCAGGCTCTCCGCGAGGCGTTGCTCGAGTTCGTGAACCCGCGCCGCTCCCTCCGTCGGTGCCTTACGGGCGAGCGGTGGCGTGGCTTTCGCCTTCACCTTCGCGGGCTTTGCACGGCGACCCATTCGCCTCTCCTCGCCCTCCTACACGCCAGCGATCGACGAAACGCTACGCGAACGGAGCCGCGTTAGCAAGCGGAGGTGGCGGCGGGGCCAATGACGTCCGCGAGGGTACCGACGGGCGCTTGGGGGGATTGATCCAGACTTCGCCAGGATGCGCCGGCGCGTGAGGCGGGCCTGCGGCGAAGCGCTCCGGATGCGTGGCGTAGGCCGTGGCCAGCACGGTCGCCCCTTCGGCGCCACCCCAGCTAGCCTACCTCCGATACCAGGACGCGGCGTCCCTGCTTCGACGAGGCGTGCGCGGCCTCTACCACCTGGAGGGCGACCAGCCCCGCCTCGACGTCCACCGCGGGCGGCGTGCGGGTCGCCACCGACTCGAGGAAGAGCTTGAGCTCGTGGCCGAGCGGCTCCGGCCCCGTGGCCTTGTGCGTCTCCACCACGCCCTCGGGCGCGCTCCAGACATCCCCGCTCTTGACGTGGCGGTTCATG contains:
- a CDS encoding histidine kinase dimerization/phospho-acceptor domain-containing protein, which gives rise to MTEALEQQTATSEILRVISRSPMDYQPVFDTIVQHATRLCRGRFGTVYRFDGQLIHLAAHYNLTPEAVAALHEIYPTPNPTPNTRGLVGPAIREGRIVHVADVQAAYSGPSSRMASILGFHSQIVVPMLREDTCIGALSIAREERGLFPSIQVELLKTFADQAVLAIENVRLFREIEIKSRELEAASQHKSQFLANMSHELRTPLNAIIGVTDLLLEDARDLNRADEIEPLERVLRAGRHLLALINSILDLAKIEAGHMELELDDFHLSPAIDDTLLLMRERAGGRRLALERHVDGRVGEIRGDQQKVKQVLLNLLSNAVKFTPEGGRIDVRAALVDGTVEISVTDTGI